From Candidatus Stygibacter australis, a single genomic window includes:
- a CDS encoding gamma carbonic anhydrase family protein, with protein sequence MLHKFKDWSPKLAKGVWIADSAEVIGRVELGEDVSIWFGAVLRGDIHYIKVGKGSNIQDLAVVHVTHYTKPDMSDGFPTIIGNYVTVGHKAMLHGCTIEDYSLIGMNATILDGAVIGSESIVGAGSVVTMGKKFPPRSMIIGTPAKVVRQLTDAEVADLHHHSELYVKFKDGFLNS encoded by the coding sequence ATGCTGCATAAATTCAAAGACTGGTCACCCAAACTGGCAAAAGGTGTCTGGATAGCTGATTCTGCGGAAGTTATCGGCAGAGTGGAACTCGGTGAAGATGTATCGATCTGGTTTGGAGCAGTTCTAAGAGGTGATATTCATTATATCAAAGTTGGAAAAGGATCAAATATTCAGGATCTGGCTGTAGTTCATGTAACGCATTACACAAAGCCAGATATGTCGGACGGATTTCCCACAATCATTGGAAACTACGTGACAGTGGGGCATAAAGCTATGCTGCATGGTTGCACGATAGAAGATTATTCCCTGATCGGGATGAATGCCACTATCCTTGACGGTGCTGTTATTGGCTCAGAGTCTATTGTAGGTGCCGGCTCAGTTGTCACTATGGGTAAGAAATTCCCGCCCCGCAGCATGATAATAGGAACTCCTGCAAAAGTTGTCCGGCAGTTGACTGATGCTGAAGTTGCCGACCTGCATCATCACAGTGAACTATATGTTAAATTCAAAGATGGTTTTCTTAATTCTTGA
- a CDS encoding peptidylprolyl isomerase — MLKLKIIGLILLLAGILLCVPIAWVEDLPIEGAEFQEKMSELPDSLDLVTRRQQAMDNMIEEKLLLLYGREQRIEVSEEETEALFINAFSDHEMFMTEGKFDNGKFNEHKESPRIQEILAEMHEDILIEKTRALVMRSLEQSDDELLERYFLENVRIDVSYAQFDLSDVSISPQLTAGGARKYFMDHRNRYMEEPVVKLGLTKIPFADFRRIAEENVAKQIQEITVFELLSEYAEGDSVDMEELQLQADAINQEMREKAIIEEEHRLAWEESQMVKRYLERDLPIRYPKITTGFVKSTGATGQIPKQIIRQGLEMQWGEVSAPREMSDGLLITWLIEKKRSAEVELEDVKQRVWQDYIRDLDFQENAEEFRRYFYDHLDDYKVPALIVNRVDLTERAYGRNWPMTKDKQKIVSELEKYLFNEDYLAWVAEDNGLKCVKQTIYMEKYGFKDEIDQQITEMVKSGTVYGVASGDGIESFFVVSSIYPRYIPEFDDLLELGYFITAADNESDEQVIEEYYQRNQKDLTTRDSVSLTGVVYKLEPDSVSVDSLEIEEYYQRNLGKYFHEDAVDCSFLVCLDRERAELAYNYLRQGVEYNLVKWCFSDTSYFFKDGMIEYQSLPEEVQKVIRNMPERMYSAPLKTDIGWLIIGKNQAKPAGYNSLEEVKDQIESELKFYKADSLAYNKAKAVFDSTSSFNDCARYAEPENIFKTPYQEFEQDFPGLGNLAKYRSALMRLYWNEKLTQLVKVDNGYAVLFMRKKKAAKQLTYSEAKSKIKEIFASENELEKGKTYIRSIITDLKNGAEADSLLYFLGGIHREMNLGLNSDIPGFEQSQILIQDMTNHEAGYYSP, encoded by the coding sequence ATGCTGAAACTTAAGATAATAGGGTTGATATTGCTGCTGGCAGGGATTTTGCTATGTGTGCCGATAGCCTGGGTGGAGGATCTGCCGATTGAGGGCGCAGAATTTCAGGAGAAGATGTCGGAACTTCCTGACAGTCTTGATCTGGTGACGAGACGTCAGCAGGCTATGGATAATATGATCGAGGAGAAGCTACTACTGCTATATGGCAGGGAGCAGAGGATAGAAGTGAGTGAAGAGGAAACTGAAGCATTATTTATCAATGCTTTTTCTGATCATGAGATGTTTATGACAGAGGGAAAGTTTGATAACGGAAAATTTAATGAACATAAGGAAAGCCCACGGATACAGGAGATACTGGCAGAGATGCATGAAGATATTCTGATAGAAAAGACCAGGGCATTAGTGATGCGGAGTCTTGAGCAATCCGATGATGAACTGCTGGAACGATATTTTTTGGAAAACGTGAGAATAGATGTTAGTTATGCTCAGTTTGATCTATCTGATGTGAGTATTTCTCCGCAGCTTACAGCAGGTGGGGCCCGTAAATATTTTATGGATCATCGCAATAGATATATGGAAGAGCCGGTGGTTAAGCTGGGTTTAACCAAGATCCCCTTTGCTGATTTTCGCAGGATAGCAGAAGAGAATGTAGCAAAGCAGATCCAGGAAATTACAGTTTTTGAGTTGCTGTCGGAATATGCTGAAGGTGATAGTGTGGATATGGAGGAATTACAGCTTCAGGCTGATGCAATCAATCAGGAAATGAGAGAGAAAGCAATAATTGAGGAAGAACATCGTTTGGCATGGGAAGAATCCCAAATGGTGAAAAGATATCTTGAGCGAGATCTGCCGATAAGATATCCAAAGATCACCACGGGATTTGTGAAATCTACTGGAGCAACCGGGCAAATTCCTAAACAGATTATCAGACAGGGTCTGGAGATGCAGTGGGGTGAAGTAAGTGCACCACGGGAGATGTCAGACGGGTTATTGATCACCTGGTTAATTGAGAAGAAAAGATCTGCTGAGGTAGAGCTTGAAGATGTGAAACAAAGGGTGTGGCAGGATTATATCCGGGATCTGGATTTTCAGGAAAATGCGGAGGAATTCAGGCGATATTTTTATGATCATCTGGATGATTATAAAGTTCCAGCTCTAATAGTAAACAGAGTGGATCTCACAGAGCGAGCCTACGGTCGGAATTGGCCTATGACTAAGGATAAGCAGAAGATAGTCAGTGAGTTAGAGAAATACCTATTCAACGAGGATTACTTAGCCTGGGTAGCAGAAGATAATGGATTGAAATGCGTGAAACAGACTATTTATATGGAGAAATATGGTTTCAAGGATGAAATTGACCAGCAGATAACGGAAATGGTAAAATCTGGGACGGTATATGGAGTGGCATCGGGCGATGGGATCGAATCCTTTTTTGTGGTGAGTTCCATTTATCCCAGATATATACCTGAATTTGATGATCTTCTGGAATTGGGGTATTTTATTACTGCAGCTGATAACGAATCTGATGAGCAGGTAATTGAGGAATATTATCAAAGGAATCAGAAAGACCTTACTACCAGAGATAGTGTGTCTCTGACTGGAGTGGTTTATAAGCTGGAACCTGACAGTGTGAGCGTGGATAGCCTGGAAATTGAAGAATATTATCAGCGCAATCTGGGTAAATATTTTCATGAAGATGCTGTGGATTGCAGTTTCCTGGTATGTCTGGACCGTGAGAGAGCAGAACTTGCATATAATTATCTGCGTCAGGGAGTTGAATATAACCTGGTGAAATGGTGTTTTTCAGATACCAGTTATTTTTTCAAGGATGGGATGATAGAATATCAGTCTTTGCCGGAAGAAGTGCAGAAGGTGATCCGTAATATGCCGGAGCGCATGTATAGCGCACCATTGAAGACGGATATAGGCTGGCTGATAATCGGGAAAAACCAGGCTAAACCAGCAGGATATAATTCACTTGAAGAGGTGAAGGATCAGATTGAAAGTGAGCTTAAGTTTTACAAAGCAGATTCTCTGGCATATAACAAGGCAAAGGCAGTATTTGATTCTACGTCTTCGTTTAATGATTGTGCCAGATATGCAGAACCCGAAAATATTTTCAAGACACCATATCAGGAATTTGAACAAGATTTTCCCGGGTTAGGAAACCTGGCGAAATATAGATCAGCTTTGATGAGATTGTATTGGAATGAGAAACTTACCCAACTTGTAAAAGTTGATAATGGATACGCTGTGCTTTTTATGCGGAAGAAGAAAGCGGCTAAGCAATTAACCTATTCGGAAGCGAAATCCAAGATCAAAGAGATATTTGCCTCTGAAAATGAGTTGGAAAAAGGGAAGACATATATTCGCTCGATAATTACTGACCTGAAAAATGGAGCTGAAGCAGATTC